Proteins encoded by one window of Arachis hypogaea cultivar Tifrunner chromosome 1, arahy.Tifrunner.gnm2.J5K5, whole genome shotgun sequence:
- the LOC140174171 gene encoding uncharacterized protein: MKNFIKEQLPCSGQQPMRRPEEPKTRDVDSSPNTQNMTLNEGRQKKRLNEPLTREVRDQPRKKLRALVSSAFKGRQLENDTQIKDVERSFNSHGIKSKEKNYEMPVSVNQDSNGKRNRRRKDSESPVRPCPTRLESLKEAKKFKWEKPSFIIKITQRSQTRAPCYFSTKIFRKYFENNPQNANIRFGKKLFPTKLICRPSSCDAFISAGWNLFARASKLQAGDDICLSSSIEKIWCLMFIFVVDNATLGLMASLKCLQPDRLRRDYSK; the protein is encoded by the exons ATGAAGAACTTT ATCAAAGAGCAGCTGCCATGCAGTGGTCAACAGCCGATGAGAAGGccagaagaaccaaaaactagaGATGTGGATAGCAGTCCCAATACCCAAAACATGACACTTAACGAGGGACGGCAAAAGAAAAGATTGAATGAACCATTGACAAGAGAAGTCCGGGACCAACCAAGGAAAAAACTGAGAGCACTAGTGTCATCTGCTTTCAAAGGTAGACAGTTGGAAAATGACACACAAATCAAGGATGTGGAAAGAAGCTTCAATTCGCACGGTATTAAATCCAAAGAAAAAAACTATGAGATGCCAGTGTCTGTCAATCAAGATTCTAATG GcaaaaggaatagaagaagaaaagattctGAATCTCCTGTTCGGCCCTGTCCTACAAGACTTGAATCTCTGAAAGAAGCTAAGAAGTTTAAGTGGGAAAAGCCCTCTTTCATCATCAAGATAACGCAGCGGTCTCAAACGAGAGCACCATGT TACTTTTCAACTAAAATTTTCAGAAAGTATTTTGAAAATAACCCCCAAAATGCAAATATAAGGTTTGGAAAGAAGTTGTTCCCTACTAAGTTGATCTGTAGGCCATCATCATGTGATGCCTTTATCTCTGCTGGTTGGAACCTTTTTGCTCGAGCTAGTAAATTACAAGCTGGAGATGATATTTGTTTAAGCTCATCAATAGAAAAGATCTGGTGTTTGATGTTCATATTTGTCGTCGACAACGCCACG CTGGGGCTAATGGCTTCGTTAAAATGTCTGCAACCTGATCGGTTGCGAAGAGATTACAGCAAATAA